A single genomic interval of Cupriavidus necator N-1 harbors:
- a CDS encoding Y-family DNA polymerase yields the protein MLRLWICLRLSSLPLEVFRPNWSTELAVAVLDRERVHMASPLAIAAGVKPAMRRGGVQTIAPQTILFDRDGCAELAALKRVTMAMLQFSPNVTASEEAAVLVDISTTLRLFGGVRKLRQRMLAAVRAMGFNPVAGCAPTAEGAWLLARSGGGTALSMPTLVRALVGMPVAILPAARPFDEWLDGLGCRTLGDLRRLPRAGLQRRCGAAILEALDRAHAEAPEVFEWVEAPPSFDAAVDLPDRIENAESALAYIRGLLVQMVGWLTARHLAIKRFAVELCHERGRAAIAPTKIEIALAEPNWHEEHLVRLLKERLTRLTVEAPMIAVAVSAIETEPVAPPSDSLFPEPGGTPADHARLLELLVARLGADHVRQPCLRADYRPEVANSWQPATDKPPSATLPSGLPRPVWLLSKPMPLIERDHRPFYGSPLRIVSPPERIESGWWGGQLVTRDYFVAEAKDHTCYWIFQERMGSRESDAARWYLHGLFG from the coding sequence ATGCTGCGCCTGTGGATCTGCCTACGCCTGTCATCCCTGCCCCTCGAAGTATTCCGGCCGAACTGGTCCACTGAGCTGGCGGTTGCTGTCCTGGACAGGGAGCGCGTGCATATGGCGTCGCCGCTGGCCATTGCGGCCGGCGTGAAGCCGGCAATGCGCCGCGGAGGCGTGCAGACGATCGCACCGCAGACCATTCTCTTTGACCGCGATGGTTGCGCAGAACTGGCGGCGCTCAAGCGTGTCACGATGGCGATGCTGCAGTTCTCGCCCAATGTCACTGCTTCCGAGGAGGCGGCGGTGCTTGTCGACATCAGCACCACGCTGCGACTATTCGGCGGCGTCCGCAAGCTGCGGCAACGGATGCTGGCGGCCGTCAGGGCAATGGGGTTTAATCCAGTCGCGGGATGCGCACCAACTGCCGAAGGCGCTTGGCTGCTTGCGCGCTCTGGCGGCGGAACGGCACTAAGTATGCCCACATTGGTGCGAGCGCTGGTCGGCATGCCCGTTGCGATCCTGCCGGCGGCGCGGCCGTTTGATGAGTGGCTGGACGGACTCGGCTGTCGGACGCTAGGAGACCTGCGCCGGCTGCCGCGCGCAGGCCTGCAGCGCCGATGCGGCGCCGCCATCCTTGAGGCGTTGGATCGCGCCCATGCGGAAGCACCGGAAGTCTTCGAATGGGTCGAAGCTCCCCCATCGTTTGACGCTGCGGTGGATCTTCCGGATAGGATCGAGAACGCTGAGTCCGCCCTTGCCTACATTCGCGGCTTGCTGGTACAGATGGTCGGCTGGCTAACCGCCCGGCACCTGGCCATCAAACGGTTTGCGGTCGAACTTTGCCACGAGCGCGGCCGCGCTGCCATCGCGCCAACGAAGATTGAGATTGCGCTGGCCGAGCCCAACTGGCATGAAGAGCATTTGGTTCGCCTGCTCAAAGAGCGTCTGACGCGGCTGACTGTCGAGGCGCCGATGATCGCCGTCGCGGTGTCTGCCATCGAGACCGAGCCGGTGGCGCCCCCCAGCGATTCATTGTTTCCAGAACCGGGCGGCACGCCGGCGGACCATGCACGCCTGCTTGAGTTGCTGGTCGCGCGTCTGGGCGCCGACCACGTGCGCCAACCGTGCTTGCGTGCCGACTACCGCCCAGAAGTCGCCAACAGCTGGCAGCCGGCAACTGACAAGCCGCCCAGCGCAACGTTGCCCTCAGGCCTGCCACGTCCCGTTTGGCTGCTCAGCAAGCCGATGCCGCTGATTGAACGCGACCACCGCCCCTTCTACGGCTCACCACTGCGTATCGTCTCACCGCCCGAGCGCATCGAGTCGGGCTGGTGGGGAGGCCAGCTGGTGACCCGCGACTATTTCGTTGCGGAGGCG